A single genomic interval of Deferribacter autotrophicus harbors:
- a CDS encoding tRNA (adenine-N1)-methyltransferase, giving the protein MKNNRFEFGDFVIIIDEKERTKMFKLKEGGRYSCQYGYVDHQEIVGLEDGSVVETNKKGKLRVFSPTYIDYVMNLKRKAQIVYPKDSAIILMWADIYPGLKVLEAGIGQGALSIAILRALAGKGNLTTYEVREDFIEMAKKTIEDFLPEVNNHDVIHGNIYDGFEGVYDRIILDLPEPWHVVKHCKEGLISGGIIVSYVPTILQAKSFVDELKSSGFFDQIETFEIIKRPWKIEGMSVRPEMWFYSHSAFLIKARKLSL; this is encoded by the coding sequence ATGAAAAACAATAGATTTGAATTTGGCGACTTTGTAATAATTATTGACGAAAAAGAGCGGACTAAGATGTTTAAGCTCAAAGAGGGGGGAAGGTATAGCTGTCAATATGGGTACGTTGACCATCAGGAAATTGTTGGGTTGGAGGATGGTTCAGTAGTTGAAACAAATAAAAAAGGAAAACTTAGAGTTTTTTCACCTACCTATATTGATTATGTGATGAATTTAAAAAGGAAAGCTCAGATTGTTTATCCCAAAGATAGCGCAATTATCCTTATGTGGGCAGATATCTATCCCGGATTGAAAGTTTTAGAAGCAGGAATTGGGCAGGGAGCTTTATCCATTGCGATTTTAAGAGCTTTAGCGGGTAAGGGTAACCTCACTACTTATGAGGTGAGGGAAGATTTTATTGAGATGGCGAAAAAGACCATAGAAGATTTTTTACCTGAAGTTAATAATCATGATGTTATTCATGGAAATATATACGACGGCTTTGAAGGGGTTTATGATAGAATAATACTTGATTTGCCTGAGCCGTGGCATGTTGTTAAGCATTGTAAAGAAGGACTTATTTCTGGTGGGATAATTGTTTCCTATGTGCCAACTATTTTACAAGCAAAAAGTTTTGTAGATGAATTAAAATCTTCAGGTTTTTTTGATCAGATTGAAACTTTTGAGATAATTAAAAGACCATGGAAGATAGAAGGGATGTCTGTTAGGCCTGAGATGTGGTTTTACAGTCACAGTGCTTTTCTGATAAAAGCAAGAAAATTAAGTCTTTAA